A stretch of Arthrobacter sp. NEB 688 DNA encodes these proteins:
- the uvrB gene encoding excinuclease ABC subunit UvrB, with protein sequence MRPTTELQRRVAPFEVVSEFSPAGDQPKAIEELARRINAGEQDVVLLGATGTGKSATTAWLVEQVQRPTLVMAPNKTLAAQLANEFRELLPHNAVEYFVSYYDYYQPEAYVPQSDTYIEKDSSINEEVERLRHSATNSLLTRRDVIVVASVSCIYGLGTPQEYVDRMVPLRVGDEVNRDDLLRKFVHMQYTRNDLAFTRGTFRVRGDTVEIIPVYEEHAVRIEFFGDEVEALYTLNPLTGEVVREEQEMYVFPASHYVAGPDRMERAIGSIERELEDQLATFERQGKLLEAQRLRMRTTYDIEMMRQIGSCSGIENYSMHIDGREPGSAPNCLLDYFPDDFLLVIDESHQTVPQIGAMYEGDASRKRTLVEHGFRLPSAMDNRPLKWEEFLERIGQTVYLSATPGDYEMAKSDGYVEQVIRPTGLVDPEVIMKPTKGQIDDLLHEIRLRSEKNERVLVTTLTKKMAEDLTDYLLDNGVRVRYLHSDIDTLRRVELLRELRMGEYDVLVGINLLREGLDLPEVSLVAILDADKEGFLRSTRSLIQTIGRAARNVSGQVHMYADKLTPSMRDAVEETTRRREKQVAYNLAHGVDPQPLRKKIADITDMLQREDADTQELLGSGRARSRGKADGGRGRGAVAADADAAMGTQRGKNLPASELAGLIQELSTQMHQAAADLHFELAARLRDEIGDLKKELRQMSEATR encoded by the coding sequence ATGCGCCCCACCACCGAGCTCCAGCGCCGTGTCGCGCCGTTCGAGGTCGTCTCCGAGTTCTCGCCGGCGGGCGACCAGCCGAAGGCCATCGAGGAGCTCGCCCGCCGCATCAACGCCGGGGAGCAGGACGTCGTCCTCCTCGGCGCCACCGGCACCGGCAAGTCGGCCACCACCGCGTGGCTCGTCGAGCAGGTCCAGCGCCCGACCCTCGTCATGGCGCCGAACAAGACGCTAGCCGCGCAGCTGGCCAACGAGTTCCGGGAGCTGTTGCCGCACAACGCCGTCGAGTACTTCGTCAGCTACTACGACTACTACCAGCCCGAGGCGTACGTCCCCCAGAGCGACACCTACATCGAGAAGGACTCCTCGATCAACGAGGAGGTCGAGCGGCTGCGGCACAGCGCCACCAACAGCCTGCTCACCCGGCGCGACGTCATCGTCGTCGCGTCCGTGTCCTGCATCTACGGCCTCGGCACGCCGCAGGAGTACGTCGACCGGATGGTCCCGCTGCGGGTCGGCGACGAGGTCAACCGCGACGACCTCCTGCGCAAGTTCGTCCACATGCAGTACACCCGCAACGACCTCGCCTTCACCCGCGGCACCTTCCGGGTCCGTGGCGACACCGTCGAGATCATCCCGGTCTACGAGGAGCACGCGGTCCGCATCGAGTTCTTCGGCGACGAGGTCGAGGCGCTCTACACGCTCAACCCGCTGACCGGCGAGGTCGTGCGCGAGGAGCAGGAGATGTACGTCTTCCCCGCCTCGCACTACGTCGCCGGCCCGGACCGGATGGAGCGGGCGATCGGCAGCATCGAGCGCGAGCTCGAGGACCAGCTCGCCACCTTCGAGCGCCAGGGCAAGCTGCTCGAGGCGCAGCGCCTGCGGATGCGCACGACCTACGACATCGAGATGATGCGCCAGATCGGGTCGTGCTCCGGCATCGAGAACTACTCGATGCACATCGACGGCCGCGAGCCGGGGTCGGCGCCGAACTGCCTCCTCGACTACTTCCCCGACGACTTCCTCCTCGTCATCGACGAGTCGCACCAGACGGTGCCGCAGATCGGCGCGATGTACGAGGGCGACGCGTCCCGCAAGCGCACCCTCGTCGAGCACGGCTTCCGGCTGCCCTCGGCGATGGACAACCGGCCCCTCAAGTGGGAGGAGTTCCTCGAGCGGATCGGGCAGACGGTCTACCTGTCGGCGACCCCGGGCGACTACGAGATGGCCAAGAGCGACGGCTACGTCGAGCAGGTCATCCGCCCCACCGGCCTCGTCGACCCCGAGGTGATCATGAAGCCGACGAAGGGGCAGATCGACGACCTGCTCCACGAGATCCGGCTGCGCAGCGAGAAGAACGAGCGCGTCCTCGTGACCACCCTGACGAAGAAGATGGCCGAGGACCTCACCGACTACCTCCTCGACAACGGTGTGCGAGTTCGGTACCTGCACAGCGACATCGACACGCTGCGTCGCGTCGAGCTGCTGCGCGAGCTGCGGATGGGGGAGTACGACGTCCTCGTCGGCATCAACCTCCTGCGTGAGGGCCTCGACCTGCCCGAGGTGTCGCTCGTGGCGATCCTCGACGCCGACAAGGAGGGCTTCCTCCGCTCGACCCGCAGCCTGATCCAGACCATCGGGCGCGCGGCGCGCAACGTGTCGGGCCAGGTGCACATGTACGCCGACAAGCTGACCCCGTCGATGCGCGACGCGGTCGAGGAGACGACCCGCCGCCGCGAGAAGCAGGTCGCGTACAACCTCGCGCACGGCGTCGACCCGCAGCCGCTGCGCAAGAAGATCGCCGACATCACCGACATGCTCCAGCGGGAGGACGCCGACACCCAGGAGCTCCTGGGCTCCGGTCGCGCCCGCTCGCGCGGCAAGGCCGACGGCGGCCGCGGCCGTGGTGCGGTGGCCGCCGACGCCGATGCCGCGATGGGCACGCAGCGCGGCAAGAACCTGCCGGCGAGCGAGCTGGCGGGCCTCATCCAGGAGCTGTCCACCCAGATGCACCAGGCGGCGGCGGACCTGCACTTCGAGCTCGCCGCGCGCCTGCGCGACGAGATCGGCGACCTCAAGAAGGAGCTGCGGCAGATGAGCGAGGCCACCCGCTAG
- a CDS encoding sugar ABC transporter permease yields the protein MGIFLVGPIGYALYGSLTNAALSGYRAVAPEFVGFDNYTQLFTSSQFWESVWLTLVFVVGSALIGQNVLGMALALLVRNGPKRLGPVVSSLVVTAWVLPEIVAAFTLYAFFATDGTLNEMLGWVGLDGPTWLITVPLLTVVLANVWRGTAFSMMVYSAALAEVPPDLTEAAEIDGAGWWQRFIRITLPMVRRAIATNMMLTTLQTLGVFTLIWVMTGGGPGTQSSTLPILAFQQAFKFAQVGYGTAIATVTLLVGALFAVVYVKVLKPEVDS from the coding sequence ATGGGGATCTTCCTCGTGGGCCCGATCGGCTACGCCCTGTACGGCTCCCTGACCAACGCGGCCCTCTCGGGCTACCGCGCCGTCGCCCCCGAGTTCGTCGGGTTCGACAACTACACCCAGCTCTTCACGAGCAGCCAGTTCTGGGAGTCGGTCTGGCTCACCCTCGTCTTCGTCGTCGGGTCCGCGCTCATCGGCCAGAACGTCCTCGGGATGGCCCTCGCGCTCCTCGTGCGCAACGGCCCGAAGCGCCTGGGCCCGGTCGTCAGCTCGCTCGTCGTCACGGCGTGGGTGCTCCCCGAGATCGTCGCGGCCTTCACCCTCTACGCCTTCTTCGCGACCGACGGCACGCTCAACGAGATGCTCGGCTGGGTCGGCCTCGACGGCCCCACCTGGCTCATCACCGTCCCGCTGCTCACCGTCGTCCTCGCCAACGTCTGGCGCGGCACGGCCTTCTCGATGATGGTCTACTCGGCCGCGCTCGCCGAGGTCCCCCCGGACCTCACCGAGGCCGCCGAGATCGACGGCGCCGGCTGGTGGCAGCGCTTCATCCGCATCACGCTGCCGATGGTCCGCCGGGCCATCGCGACGAACATGATGCTCACGACGCTGCAGACCCTCGGCGTCTTCACCCTCATCTGGGTGATGACCGGCGGCGGCCCCGGGACCCAGAGCTCGACGCTGCCCATCCTCGCCTTCCAGCAGGCGTTCAAGTTCGCGCAGGTCGGCTACGGCACGGCCATCGCGACCGTCACGCTCCTCGTCGGCGCGCTCTTCGCCGTCGTCTACGTGAAGGTCCTCAAGCCGGAGGTCGACTCATGA
- a CDS encoding glycoside hydrolase family 38 C-terminal domain-containing protein: MHANSHLVELRVDRFVRERLVPGLHRRRTPLTVEWWEAPGEPVPFAEATASAFEPVSPGTRWGRPWGTTWFRATGTVPEGWGGDGTRVEVVADLGYSEDHPGFQAEATAYRPDGTVIKGLHPRNRYVPLAAASADGRSVEVVLEASSNPDVAGAGAFTFEPTPLGDLATAGREPRYRYDGVDLAEVDVEVWELLQDVTALRGLVAELPAGSRRAGALKALEDAVDAVDPDDVVGTAAAGRAALRPALDAGADASAHRVVAVGHAHIDSAWLWPTRETARKCARTFSNVLALMDEDPDLVFACSSAQQYAWVRDSQPELFERIKERVREGRFVPVGGMWVESDTNMPGGEALARQFVAGKRFFLEELGVEPEDVWLPDSFGYTAAMPQIALAAGARWFLTQKPSWNETNRMPHHTFWWEGIDGSRVFTHFPPADTYNSDVSAADLARAERNFSEKGRTDLSLLPFGYGDGGGGPTREMLAAAARTHDLEGSPRVELGDPHDFFRRAEAAYPDAPVWSGEMYLEFHRGTYTSQARTKRGNRRSEHLLREAELWATTAAVTTGAEYPYDALEQAWHTVLLQQFHDILPGSSIAWVHREAEAHYERVAGELETVVEDALASLAGEGDREVVFNAAPHDRDGVTALGAAVLDGSGPETPVRVEDSPDPDTGGWVVDNGLVRLVVDRDGLLASVRDLAAGGREVLAPGSRGALLQLHRDTPTQWDAWDVDEHYRRHTTDLVDAELVELVEKGPERVAVRVVRTFGSSRVEQVLALRAGSRVVDVELDVDWHERQKLLKLAFPLDVHADRAASEIQFGHVLRPTHTNTSWDAARFETCAHRWVHVGEPGYGVAVVNDSTYGHDVGRTSRGDAEATPGTTTTVRLSLLRAPVYPDPEADQGRHRLRAGLVVGAEVAEAVVEGYRANLPVRSVRGAAAPAPVVRVEGDPGVVVEAVKLAEDRSGDVVVRLYEAHGGRAHARLVAGFEASEVVETDLLERPLEQPRALTGSDGSLSLRPFQIATLRLRRAR; this comes from the coding sequence GTGCACGCCAACAGCCACCTCGTCGAGCTGCGCGTCGACCGCTTCGTGCGGGAGCGCCTCGTCCCCGGTCTCCATCGCCGCCGCACCCCCCTCACCGTCGAGTGGTGGGAGGCCCCCGGCGAGCCCGTCCCCTTCGCCGAGGCCACCGCCTCCGCGTTCGAGCCCGTCTCCCCCGGCACCCGCTGGGGCCGCCCGTGGGGCACGACGTGGTTCCGCGCCACCGGGACGGTCCCCGAGGGCTGGGGCGGTGACGGCACCCGCGTCGAGGTCGTCGCCGACCTCGGCTACTCCGAGGACCACCCCGGCTTCCAGGCCGAGGCCACCGCCTACCGGCCCGACGGCACCGTCATCAAGGGCCTGCACCCGCGCAACCGGTACGTGCCGCTCGCCGCGGCGTCCGCGGACGGCCGCTCCGTCGAGGTGGTCCTCGAGGCCTCCTCCAACCCGGACGTCGCGGGCGCCGGTGCGTTCACCTTCGAGCCGACGCCGCTGGGCGACCTCGCCACCGCCGGGCGGGAGCCGCGCTACCGCTACGACGGGGTCGACCTCGCCGAGGTCGACGTCGAGGTCTGGGAGCTGCTCCAGGACGTCACCGCCCTGCGCGGCCTCGTCGCCGAGCTCCCCGCCGGCAGCCGTCGGGCCGGGGCGCTCAAGGCGCTCGAGGACGCCGTCGACGCCGTCGACCCCGACGACGTCGTGGGGACCGCCGCGGCCGGCCGGGCCGCGCTGCGACCGGCGCTCGACGCCGGGGCGGACGCCAGCGCGCACCGCGTCGTCGCCGTCGGCCACGCGCACATCGACTCGGCGTGGCTCTGGCCGACGCGCGAGACCGCGCGCAAGTGCGCACGCACCTTCTCCAACGTGCTCGCGCTCATGGACGAGGACCCGGACCTCGTCTTCGCGTGCTCCTCGGCCCAGCAGTACGCCTGGGTGCGCGACAGCCAGCCCGAGCTCTTCGAGCGGATCAAGGAGCGCGTGCGCGAGGGCCGGTTCGTGCCGGTGGGCGGCATGTGGGTCGAGTCCGACACCAACATGCCCGGCGGCGAGGCCCTGGCCCGCCAGTTCGTCGCGGGCAAGCGGTTCTTCCTCGAGGAGCTCGGGGTCGAGCCGGAGGACGTCTGGCTCCCGGACTCCTTCGGGTACACCGCGGCGATGCCGCAGATCGCCCTCGCGGCCGGCGCCCGCTGGTTCCTCACGCAGAAGCCGTCGTGGAACGAGACCAACCGGATGCCGCACCACACCTTCTGGTGGGAGGGCATCGACGGGTCGCGGGTCTTCACCCACTTCCCGCCGGCCGACACCTACAACTCGGACGTCTCGGCGGCCGACCTCGCCCGCGCCGAGCGCAACTTCTCGGAGAAGGGCCGCACCGACCTCTCCCTGCTGCCCTTCGGCTACGGCGACGGCGGCGGCGGCCCCACCCGCGAGATGCTCGCGGCCGCCGCGCGGACCCACGACCTCGAGGGGTCGCCGCGCGTCGAGCTCGGCGACCCGCACGACTTCTTCCGCCGGGCCGAGGCGGCCTACCCCGACGCGCCGGTCTGGAGCGGCGAGATGTACCTCGAGTTCCACCGCGGGACCTACACCTCGCAGGCCCGCACCAAGCGCGGCAACCGGCGCAGCGAGCACCTCCTGCGCGAGGCCGAGCTGTGGGCGACGACGGCCGCGGTCACCACCGGCGCGGAGTACCCCTACGACGCGCTCGAGCAGGCGTGGCACACCGTCCTGCTCCAGCAGTTCCACGACATCCTCCCGGGCTCGTCGATCGCCTGGGTGCACCGTGAGGCCGAGGCGCACTACGAGCGCGTCGCCGGCGAGCTCGAGACGGTGGTCGAGGACGCCCTGGCCTCTCTCGCGGGCGAGGGCGACCGCGAGGTCGTGTTCAACGCGGCGCCGCACGACCGCGACGGGGTCACCGCCCTCGGCGCGGCGGTCCTCGACGGCTCGGGACCGGAGACCCCGGTCCGGGTCGAGGACTCCCCCGACCCCGACACCGGTGGCTGGGTCGTCGACAACGGCCTCGTCCGCCTCGTCGTCGACCGCGACGGGCTGCTCGCCTCGGTGCGCGACCTCGCCGCCGGCGGGCGCGAGGTCCTCGCGCCGGGCAGCCGCGGGGCCCTGCTCCAGCTGCACCGCGACACCCCGACCCAGTGGGACGCGTGGGACGTCGACGAGCACTACCGCCGGCACACGACCGACCTCGTCGACGCCGAGCTCGTCGAGCTCGTCGAGAAGGGGCCGGAGCGGGTCGCCGTCCGGGTGGTGCGGACCTTCGGCTCCTCGCGGGTCGAGCAGGTGCTCGCGCTGCGGGCGGGCAGCCGGGTCGTCGACGTCGAGCTCGACGTCGACTGGCACGAGCGGCAGAAGCTGCTCAAGCTCGCCTTCCCGCTCGACGTCCACGCCGACCGCGCGGCCTCCGAGATCCAGTTCGGCCACGTCCTGCGCCCGACCCACACGAACACCTCGTGGGACGCGGCCCGCTTCGAGACCTGCGCCCACCGCTGGGTGCACGTCGGCGAGCCGGGCTACGGCGTCGCGGTCGTCAACGACTCGACGTACGGCCACGACGTCGGCCGCACCTCGCGCGGCGACGCCGAGGCCACCCCCGGGACGACGACCACGGTGCGGCTCTCGCTCCTGCGGGCGCCGGTGTACCCGGACCCGGAGGCCGACCAGGGCCGCCACCGGCTGCGCGCCGGGCTCGTCGTCGGGGCCGAGGTCGCCGAGGCCGTCGTCGAGGGCTACCGGGCCAACCTCCCGGTGCGCTCGGTCCGCGGCGCAGCGGCACCGGCACCGGTCGTGCGGGTCGAGGGCGACCCGGGCGTCGTCGTCGAGGCCGTCAAGCTGGCCGAGGACCGCAGCGGCGACGTCGTCGTGCGGCTCTACGAGGCCCACGGCGGCCGGGCGCACGCCCGCCTCGTCGCCGGCTTCGAGGCGAGCGAGGTCGTCGAGACCGACCTGCTCGAGCGCCCGCTCGAGCAGCCGCGCGCGCTGACCGGCAGCGACGGCTCGCTGTCGCTGCGCCCCTTCCAGATCGCGACGCTGCGGCTGCGGCGCGCCCGCTGA
- a CDS encoding extracellular solute-binding protein: MQRTRPAALGAVALSLGIVLAGCGSGSSSGSGDTNTITVAYQRTAQFTQLDSVLKKAASEYEAANPGKKVKLTAIEAEQDQYFTKLALMNRSPSTAPDVIYEDSFQVRSDAAAGYLAPIDEQLAGWSDWSQFDDVAKQAGLGDDKKTYGVSMGTDTRALFYNKDIFAKAGLPTDWKPKTWDDVLSAARTIKQKAPGVTPINVYAGKAAGEATSMQGFEMLLYGTDSTLYDDSTQKWVTGSPGFKDSLSFYQTIFGEKLAPALDVALDATVGSRVATEMLPRGELAIALDGSWLPGQWIEGDNAWKGWEDTIGFAPMPTQNGQAPGSVSMSGGWLLSVGANAKDKNAAFDFIKVALNRDNSLKYDTENSQIAVRKDVASDEKYLSYNPSFEFFSSLVPTTHFRPATPDYSQISGNIQVAAESVATGSSTPDEAAKAYDEGLVGIVGQDKVQGG; this comes from the coding sequence ATGCAGCGCACCCGTCCTGCGGCCCTCGGTGCCGTCGCCCTCTCCCTCGGGATCGTCCTCGCCGGTTGCGGCTCGGGCTCCTCCTCCGGGTCGGGCGACACGAACACCATCACGGTCGCCTACCAGCGCACGGCGCAGTTCACCCAGCTGGACTCCGTGCTCAAGAAGGCCGCCTCCGAGTACGAGGCCGCCAACCCCGGCAAGAAGGTCAAGCTGACCGCGATCGAGGCCGAGCAGGACCAGTACTTCACCAAGCTCGCCCTGATGAACCGCTCCCCCTCCACGGCCCCCGACGTCATCTACGAGGACAGCTTCCAGGTCCGCTCCGACGCCGCCGCCGGCTACCTCGCCCCGATCGACGAGCAGCTCGCCGGGTGGTCGGACTGGAGCCAGTTCGACGACGTGGCCAAGCAGGCCGGCCTCGGCGACGACAAGAAGACCTACGGCGTCTCGATGGGCACCGACACCCGCGCGCTGTTCTACAACAAGGACATCTTCGCCAAGGCCGGCCTCCCGACGGACTGGAAGCCGAAGACCTGGGACGACGTCCTCAGCGCAGCCCGCACCATCAAGCAGAAGGCCCCGGGCGTCACCCCGATCAACGTCTACGCCGGCAAGGCCGCGGGCGAGGCCACGTCGATGCAGGGCTTCGAGATGCTGCTCTACGGCACCGACAGCACCCTCTACGACGACTCCACGCAGAAGTGGGTCACCGGCTCCCCCGGCTTCAAGGACAGCCTGTCCTTCTACCAGACCATCTTCGGCGAGAAGCTCGCCCCGGCGCTCGACGTCGCGCTCGACGCCACCGTCGGCTCCCGCGTCGCGACCGAGATGCTGCCCAGGGGCGAGCTCGCCATCGCGCTCGACGGCTCGTGGCTGCCCGGTCAGTGGATCGAGGGCGACAACGCCTGGAAGGGCTGGGAGGACACCATCGGGTTCGCCCCGATGCCGACCCAGAACGGCCAGGCCCCCGGGTCGGTCTCGATGTCGGGTGGGTGGCTGCTGTCGGTCGGCGCCAACGCCAAGGACAAGAACGCCGCGTTCGACTTCATCAAGGTCGCGCTCAACCGCGATAACTCGCTGAAGTACGACACCGAGAACAGCCAGATCGCGGTCCGCAAGGACGTCGCCTCCGACGAGAAGTACCTCTCGTACAACCCGTCGTTCGAGTTCTTCTCCTCGCTCGTCCCGACGACGCACTTCCGGCCGGCGACGCCCGACTACTCGCAGATCTCCGGCAACATCCAGGTCGCGGCGGAGTCCGTGGCGACCGGGTCCTCGACGCCGGACGAGGCGGCGAAGGCCTACGACGAGGGGCTGGTCGGCATCGTCGGCCAGGACAAGGTCCAGGGCGGCTGA
- a CDS encoding ROK family transcriptional regulator: MTGVPAPPTVRRGSNLPRVGGYNQVVVLEAIRHHPDGLSRVELAEATGLSPQAVSNICRRLLDDDLVVEAGRRAQGPGKPRTLLRLKPSGRYAVGVHLDPAVVSHVLLDLTGRAVARTARALRPGADPDEVLRDVVEDVDRLVAGSGIDPGRLVGVGVAAPGPIDRAAGTLVRPPNLPGWERVAVRDSLADATGLPVLLDKDVVAAAVGEVWAGGLGPGATAVFLYLGTGVGAGLVVGGEVLRGASGNAGEVGHLGTGASGPSCWCGLGGCLGEVCAPAQVVRRAVREGIGDWDLDPAALDPATDPALAPPAGDPLHPGTSVLVAFDAFCDLADAGDPRAVALLEDWARHVAKAVTDLVDVLDADQVVFGGPLWARLAPTFLTHVPALVRGRAVGAAIHPVAVRGTVLGPDVAAVGAASTVLDHAFSARSSALLVD, translated from the coding sequence ATGACCGGCGTGCCCGCGCCACCGACCGTCCGCCGGGGCTCCAACCTGCCCCGCGTCGGGGGCTACAACCAGGTCGTCGTGCTCGAGGCGATCCGCCACCACCCCGACGGCCTGAGCCGGGTCGAGCTGGCCGAGGCCACGGGCCTCTCCCCCCAGGCCGTCTCGAACATCTGCCGCCGCCTGCTCGACGACGACCTCGTCGTCGAGGCCGGCCGCCGCGCCCAGGGGCCGGGCAAGCCGCGCACGCTGCTGCGCCTCAAGCCCTCGGGTCGCTACGCCGTCGGCGTGCACCTCGACCCCGCGGTCGTCAGCCACGTCCTGCTCGACCTCACCGGCCGCGCGGTCGCCCGCACGGCCCGGGCGCTGCGCCCCGGCGCCGACCCCGACGAGGTGCTCCGCGACGTCGTCGAGGACGTCGACCGCCTCGTCGCCGGGTCCGGCATCGACCCGGGCCGGCTCGTCGGCGTAGGGGTCGCCGCGCCGGGCCCGATCGACCGGGCCGCGGGCACCCTCGTGCGCCCCCCGAACCTGCCCGGCTGGGAACGGGTCGCGGTGCGCGACAGCCTCGCCGACGCGACCGGGCTGCCCGTGCTCCTCGACAAGGACGTCGTCGCCGCCGCCGTCGGCGAGGTCTGGGCCGGCGGCCTGGGCCCCGGCGCGACGGCCGTCTTCCTCTACCTCGGCACCGGTGTCGGCGCCGGCCTCGTCGTCGGCGGCGAGGTGCTGCGCGGCGCCTCCGGCAACGCCGGGGAGGTCGGCCACCTCGGCACCGGGGCCTCGGGCCCGTCGTGCTGGTGCGGCCTCGGCGGCTGCCTCGGCGAGGTCTGCGCCCCGGCCCAGGTCGTCCGCCGCGCGGTGCGCGAGGGCATCGGTGACTGGGACCTCGACCCCGCCGCGCTCGACCCCGCGACCGACCCGGCGCTCGCCCCGCCGGCCGGCGACCCGCTCCACCCCGGCACCTCGGTCCTCGTCGCCTTCGACGCCTTCTGCGACCTCGCCGACGCCGGCGACCCGCGGGCGGTCGCGCTCCTCGAGGACTGGGCACGCCACGTCGCGAAGGCGGTCACCGACCTCGTCGACGTTCTCGACGCCGACCAGGTCGTCTTCGGCGGCCCGCTGTGGGCCCGGCTCGCCCCGACCTTCCTCACCCACGTCCCGGCGCTGGTGCGCGGCCGGGCCGTCGGCGCGGCCATCCACCCGGTCGCGGTGCGGGGCACCGTGCTCGGCCCCGACGTCGCTGCGGTCGGCGCCGCCAGCACGGTGCTCGACCACGCGTTCAGCGCCCGGTCCTCGGCCCTCCTCGTCGACTGA
- a CDS encoding carbohydrate ABC transporter permease: protein MTTPTTTPTPSAALPVPPTATRPPRRPRLSPAAPARTKGPRLAAGLALVLVGLAFLVPLAWILLSSVNPAATVSTSWPGEPTLENYREVLTPELTFRPLLNSLVVSGATAVIVVVVATLSAYPLSRYRMRFNRAFLHTILFGSCLPITAVMVPVYALFVTLGLLDSVPGTVLFLSATALPMAVWMTKNFMDSVPVSLEEAAWVDGASSMQALWRVVVPLMRPGMAVVFIFVFTQAWGNFFVPFVLLLDPAKQPAAVSIYTFFGTNGAVAYGQLAAFSVLYSLPVLVLYLVVQRLGGGSFALAGSVKG, encoded by the coding sequence ATGACGACACCCACGACGACCCCGACGCCCAGCGCGGCGCTCCCGGTCCCGCCCACGGCGACGCGTCCCCCGCGGCGCCCCCGCCTCAGCCCCGCCGCACCGGCCCGCACCAAGGGCCCGCGCCTGGCCGCCGGCCTCGCCCTCGTGCTCGTCGGCCTCGCGTTCCTCGTGCCGCTGGCCTGGATCCTGCTCTCCTCGGTCAACCCCGCGGCGACCGTGTCGACGTCGTGGCCGGGCGAGCCGACGCTGGAGAACTACCGGGAGGTCCTCACCCCCGAGCTGACCTTCCGCCCGCTCCTCAACTCGCTCGTCGTCTCGGGCGCCACGGCGGTCATCGTCGTCGTCGTCGCGACGCTCTCGGCCTACCCGCTCTCCCGCTACAGGATGCGGTTCAACCGGGCCTTCCTCCACACGATCCTCTTCGGCAGCTGCCTGCCGATCACGGCGGTCATGGTCCCGGTCTACGCGCTCTTCGTCACGCTCGGGCTGCTCGACTCGGTGCCCGGCACGGTCCTCTTCCTCTCCGCGACGGCGCTGCCCATGGCCGTCTGGATGACGAAGAACTTCATGGACTCCGTGCCGGTGTCGCTCGAGGAGGCGGCCTGGGTCGACGGCGCCAGCTCGATGCAGGCGCTGTGGCGGGTCGTCGTCCCCCTCATGCGGCCGGGCATGGCCGTCGTCTTCATCTTCGTCTTCACGCAGGCGTGGGGGAACTTCTTCGTCCCGTTCGTGCTGCTGCTCGACCCCGCGAAACAGCCTGCGGCGGTGTCGATCTACACGTTCTTCGGCACCAACGGAGCGGTGGCCTACGGGCAGCTCGCCGCGTTCTCCGTCCTGTACTCCCTGCCCGTGCTCGTCCTGTACCTCGTCGTCCAACGCCTCGGAGGCGGCTCGTTCGCCCTCGCCGGCTCCGTCAAGGGTTGA